The window CGGCACCGACAGCCAGTCAAAGCCGTGGGCCTGGTGCGCCACCGGCGCGCCGTGCCGGTAGTCGAGCAGCAGCAGTTGCACCTGGTGACCCTGCGCTGCCAGATGGCGCGGGAGGTGGAAGAAACGCCCGTAGGGACTCGAGACGAGATCGCGTCCCATGGGATGCCGCTTGCAGAGGAACAATAGTTTCAAGGGCCAGAGTCACACGGTTGTGATAGCGGCAGGATCCGCACCTGCCCTATTGACAAGATACTCAATGGCAATAATATCCGGCCGATTATACTCGCATTCGATCCCCACCATATGATCCGTGCAGCAGGCAGTCGCACCAGTCCGGACGGATACGGGCCAGGAAATTGAGCAGAGATTATCAATATGGCTTCTCGGCAAGCAGCCCGTCCATGTTCGAGACCGGCATCAGGGAACGCAAGGCCCGCACCATGGTGGCGGTGCTCGAGGATTGCCTGCCCGGCCCGTTGGCAGACTACAGGCTGCTGAACGTCGGCGGCTCGGCCGGCATCATCGACGACCATCTCGCTCGGCATCTCGGCCAGGTCGTCGGTATCGACATCGACGCGCCAGCCATCGACCATGCACGACGCCATTTCAGCCGCGCCAATCTCGAGTTCCTCGTCGGCGACGCCCTCAATCTGCCCTTCCCTGCCGCGAGCTTCGATGTGGTGATCTGTTCGCAGGTATATGAACATGTCACCGACCCGCAGCAGATGTTCCGGGAAATCCACCGGGTGCTGAAGCACGGCGGCGTCTGTTATTTCGCCGCCGGCAATCGGCTGATGTGGAATGAGCCGCACTACAACCTGCCGCTGCTGTCCGTGCTGCCGCGCCCGCTGGCGCATGTGTATATCCGTCTGGCCGGCAAGGCACGCCACTACCATGAAAAGCACCTCAGCTACTGGGGCCTCAGGAAACTGGTACGCAACTTTTCCTGCCAGGACTACACCAGGCGTCTGGTAACCGAACCGGACAAGTATCATACCGCTTACCTGATCAGGCCGGGTTCGCTCAAGGCCGCACTCGCCCGCTTGCTGCTGCGGCTCGCCTATTGGGCCTTTCCCGGGTATATCTGGGTCCTCAGGAAGGACTCCCATTCCTGACATGCGCCGCGCCGACCCCGGTTTCCGCTGCTACCGGCCTCCGGCAGCAGCCACCCGCACCCCGCCAAGGGTGGTCGTGCGCGAGACACCACCGTGACACCGATACTGGTACTCACCTCGACCTACCCCCGCTGGCAGGACGATACCGAGCCTGCATTCGTGCGCCACCTCTGCCTGCAACTGGCCAGGGCCTACCGGCCCATCGTCCTGGCGCCGCACTATCCCGGCGCCAGCAGACACGAGGTGCTCGATGGAATCGAGGTATACCGCTTCCGCTACTTCCTGCCATTCGCACAACGGCTGGCCTACGATGGCGGCATCATGACGAATCTGGAGCGGCATCCGGCCAGGCTGCTGCTGGTTCCGTTCTTCCTGCTCAGCCAGTTCTACTGGATCCTGCGTCTGTGCAGGGCCAGGCAAATCCGCCTGATTCACGCGCACTGGCTGATACCGCAGGGCCTGCTGGCCGTACTGGCCCGCACGCTGGGCTGCAGGCGGGCGAAGATCCTCTGCACGGCCCATGGCGGCGATCTCTGGTCCATGCAGGGCGGCCTGATGAACCGGCTGAAGGGCTATGTCCTGCGCCGCATCGATCATCTGACGGTCGTCAGCAGGGCCATGCGCGATCACCTGCGCGCGACGGGCCGCCTGCCGGCACACACCAGCGTACAGCCCATGGGTGTAGATCTGACCGGCACGTTCACGCCGGCCAGCGCCACGGCCGCACGCAGCGGACTGCTGTTTGTCGGACGACTGGTGGAGAAGAAGGGCGTGATCACGCTGCTCGAGGCCCTCGCGCTGCTCGCTCGGAACCATCCCGACCTGCAGCTGACCTGCATCGGCGACGGGCCGGAACGCGCCGGCCTCGAGCAGCGCGCAGCGGCGCTGCACATCGCGGACCGGGTGAAATTCCGCGGTGCGGTACCCAACCACCAGATCCCCGCCTACTTACGCGCGGCTCGCATCGCGGTCGTGCCCTCCCTGGTAGCCGGTAGCGGCGACCAGGAAGGCCTGGGGCTGGTGGCGGTCGAGGCACTCGGCTGCGGCTGCGCCACCGTGGTGTCCGACCTGCCGGCCCTGCGGGACGTGGTCGAGGATGGCAGCAACGGCCTGGTATTCAGGGCGGGTGATGCGGCGGATCTGGCTGCCAAGCTGGAACTGCTGCTGCAAGACCAGCCGTTGTATGACAGACTGACAGCCGCGGGCCGACAGTCGGTGACGGGGAAATTTGATTGGCAAGCGGTGGGTAACGGCTATATTGAAACCATCGCCGACTGCCTGGGGCGGCCTTGAGGCTACAGCGGCGCGGCGGCCTGGAACAGGGCGGGACGCGGACTCGTTCACCCGCCGCGGCCGATGCTAAAATTCAGACTAAATTGCTGTACCGCCATCTAAAGTTTTATTATGTCCAGACGAAACCATCTGGACAGATGTTGGTGTTGGCGTCGGTCGCGAGGGCAAAATATCACTCT of the Pseudomonadota bacterium genome contains:
- a CDS encoding class I SAM-dependent methyltransferase, translated to MFETGIRERKARTMVAVLEDCLPGPLADYRLLNVGGSAGIIDDHLARHLGQVVGIDIDAPAIDHARRHFSRANLEFLVGDALNLPFPAASFDVVICSQVYEHVTDPQQMFREIHRVLKHGGVCYFAAGNRLMWNEPHYNLPLLSVLPRPLAHVYIRLAGKARHYHEKHLSYWGLRKLVRNFSCQDYTRRLVTEPDKYHTAYLIRPGSLKAALARLLLRLAYWAFPGYIWVLRKDSHS
- a CDS encoding glycosyltransferase; its protein translation is MTPILVLTSTYPRWQDDTEPAFVRHLCLQLARAYRPIVLAPHYPGASRHEVLDGIEVYRFRYFLPFAQRLAYDGGIMTNLERHPARLLLVPFFLLSQFYWILRLCRARQIRLIHAHWLIPQGLLAVLARTLGCRRAKILCTAHGGDLWSMQGGLMNRLKGYVLRRIDHLTVVSRAMRDHLRATGRLPAHTSVQPMGVDLTGTFTPASATAARSGLLFVGRLVEKKGVITLLEALALLARNHPDLQLTCIGDGPERAGLEQRAAALHIADRVKFRGAVPNHQIPAYLRAARIAVVPSLVAGSGDQEGLGLVAVEALGCGCATVVSDLPALRDVVEDGSNGLVFRAGDAADLAAKLELLLQDQPLYDRLTAAGRQSVTGKFDWQAVGNGYIETIADCLGRP